The Oryzias latipes chromosome 16, ASM223467v1 genomic sequence aagttttcaataaatatactgcattgctatgaaacaaatttgtttattttcatatccattattacaatcctcacatcagcattcagttttttcattgacaaaaaaacatttctaaacaacagctttgaaaatcaaacatcatctttgttaataaagctttaaaacctaaaatggtaaacatggaaaaactcctaaatgaagcaagcctaatatgaacattttaaactggagttttgcttaaaggaacattaagttgtttggagttgtacaagtgtttgatgcgattcctcagatgtgatttccagatcatcagcccgacgctaaagccaggaattgtgcttcgtttttcactccccactgcatcatttacaactaatcaggcttatgcagcaggttaaagacgtttttttaaaggacctgcaattaaaaaaaaaaaaattagatattaaggttaaataatatttattgattacatttcacataaatcatggtgacttgcctgtacactgcacaatgatatgaatgactttagtcttcttgtattcccatgtagagctgccatctgttcttctgcagcacaaacctttctggaacttcgctttgagaaacttcacctgcagaaatatcacatgttaattcaattaagtattttataaactttaaagttcatttttaagtttcagtatatgtgtatatatgcatggttcaaaaatatacaatgcacttaaatattatttcccataagaacttgtttactgatttcagtcttaaagtcgatttttagcaacactgatgccatataattactgtaattactgtataaatcacagaatcaggctggctcggagctttttctctcatgttgtcaccgaaaacgggaacggctatcatgtgaagacggttcgtctccatcgggttctttttgcgcatgcgcaagataaaaagaaattatcttttcaaagcagcactttaacatcctaaaattaacatccttagagacatgtgactgacaaaagaaaagatcacagaattgattcttacctaaagatgattgacagcgtgaacctcccagccgtagacattagcgcacagcgttcaaagtaaaagtgctcacaaactacttccgggtgaccgtgtgtcaggcgaaatgttaaaaaaataattttaaagttcattaacagtttgctgcattttttatttgatatataaatgggaaatacgtggattattatagtacattgttgtttggacgataaaatccgtcatcgcttcatttaaaatacttttcagttcaaatgattgacaaaaatcatcatccaatcagcgttgtcccatagtacctgcctcttccggtttggaaatgtttttcatttttgaagatttcgttttgttttctggaaattcattctgtgttctgaaatgtttttcattttttaatatttcattttttttctgaaatgtttttcattttttaatatttcatttttttttctggattttttttgtctgaaatgtttttcattttttaatatttcatttttttctggaatttttttttttctgaaatgttttcattttttaatatttattttttttcctggaaattaattttgttttctgaaatgttttttttttgttgtcatttttgtttttcaagttttggtttctgaaattttgttttgttttctaaaatgtaatgctgctttttaaatttttttttttttttaattgttgttgtgatcttaaaaatgtttttgtatcgagtgatttgttgaatgctttgcacttcagggccaccgtattcTTACCTGTACAAATTAAAAACTACAACCACTATAAAGGTAAAAATAATGccaataaagaaaagtttcacagcTGATGTTCCTTTAAGTATTTTAGAGGCCATGTGATCTGTGGTATAGAATAGAGAGACACACGTGTTAAGTTGCTTGCAGCTTCACAATGAGAGAAGTTATTATTCCTCAAGTGTACATCAAGTCTTTACCGCTGTATGATAAAAGCCAACCACTAGACAGTTTGGGAATAACACGAAATTTAAATTATAGGGTGCCAGTTATTTTACTTCAAACTCTTTTATCAACTCTCTTTGCAGCGGTTTatgattttctgattttttttccaagcctCTAAATAATACTGACATAAATTTAAGATAAAGGATAGAATCTTCATTCTTCCTAATTTGAAAGAaaccaaaaatgatcaaattattggattttcctttttcacatCAAACAGCCTTAAGGGTTCAGACAATCCTTTGATGAACTTGTGTCCAGCAACACAATATTCTCTTGCTTGGTTTGAGAACGttgttcatttctttcaaattaTCTAAACTGATAAACCCAATCAAACCAAATATAAAAATTGGAATACACAAAAAGGAACGTAAATACATAAACTGCCAActaaagctgtgttcacaccgaaCGTGATTTGCGTAGCAGAGGTAGCCATGGAGCTGGAGCAATCACGGCGGCTACACGGGGCCAGCTGGCGGGCAGACAGAGAACTGCTGCAGCTTGGGGAGGCAGCCTATAAAATCTTCACCAAATAAAGTTGATCAAATTCATCATCTTCATTCACTTACTATCAAACGGCCTGATGGGTGCAGAGACTCCTTGACCAAACTCATTTTCAGCAACACAATAGTACTCTCCTGCTTGGTCTGAGAAAACTTTGAAGTTATTTCCACTggagacttttttattttctgtttttttgtaccAGACATAAGTTGCAGGAGGATAGCACTGACTGCTGCAGCTCAGAGTCACTAAACGTTTCCCATCATGCAACAGCTCTTCACCTTTGATGATTGTCGTTTTTTTTGGAGCATCTAAGCAGAATAAAGGAAGAGATGAAGCAGAGCAACATTATGAGTGTTTATATT encodes the following:
- the LOC110016700 gene encoding B-cell receptor CD22-like, with translation MKKTNDGRKMTVSSERKYSVESARPSDSGWYSCSATNDVGTGKSQPVQITVHYAPKKTTIIKGEELLHDGKRLVTLSCSSQCYPPATYVWYKKTENKKVSSGNNFKVFSDQAGEYYCVAENEFGQGVSAPIRPFDNHMASKILKGTSAVKLFFIGIIFTFIVVVVFNLYRKNTFLQQGTMNTQVNNDFVEEEVEMDNENISNFHAAEYQNTQSSV